The following coding sequences lie in one Acipenser ruthenus unplaced genomic scaffold, fAciRut3.2 maternal haplotype, whole genome shotgun sequence genomic window:
- the LOC131727653 gene encoding GTPase IMAP family member 4-like → MAAAGFEPGAGRGIMAAEQEAEETVSQELHSASELRIVLLARSRAGKSASGNTILGREEFRSGFSVSARTKECEKRTGEVSGRRVTVVDTPRLLHTDQVEIERCVSLSAPGPHAFLLVTPVYSKDMIDTDRQYIVEQYCKSFDKVQELFGERAVRNMMILFTCGDLLEGRMIGQYIEEAGEELQQRVEKCGNRYHVLNNKNSSDRTQVTQLLDKIHNMVKGSGGCYLPNEIYEEVEERIRLKEQELNEKHKEEQRRREEEMKQKYEEEQRRREEEMKQKYEEEQRRREEELIEKLRKQMKEEELQKEAEESKLPVRRRHSIEGDRPNMSGGEVEAHLADNQAPPSPPELKMVLLGKTGAGKSAAGNTILGREEFRSEASSSAVTRECEKRKGQVAGRRVAVINTPELSQDKLQIRICVSLSAPGPHAFIY, encoded by the exons ATGGCAGCTGCGGGTTTTGAACCCGGTGCCG GGCGGGGAATCATGGCTGCAGAACAAGAGGCTGAAGAAACTGTCTCTCAAGAGCTGCACAGCGCCTCTGAGCTGAGGATCGTGCTGCTTGCGAGAAGCAGGGCTGGGAAGAGTGCatcaggaaacaccatcctgggcagagaggAGTTTAGATCTGGATTCAGTGTCTCTGCAAGAACAAAGGAGTGTGAGAAGAGAACAGGAGAAGTGTCTGGGAGACGGGTCACTGTGGTCGACACGCCACGCTTGTTACACACAGACCAGGTTGAGATTGAgagatgtgtttctctgtctgccccgggaccccacgctttcctcctggtgacACCCGTGTATTCAAAAGATATGATTGACACTGACCGTCAGTATATAGTAGAACAGTATTGCAAATCCTTTGATAAAGTGCAGGAGCTGTttggtgagagagctgtgaggaacATGATGATCCTTTTCACCTGCGGGGATCTTCTGGAAGGCAGGATGATTGGGCAGTACATTGAGGAAGCTGGTGAGGAGCTCCAGCAGCgtgttgagaaatgtgggaacaggtatcatgttctcaacaatAAGAACAGCAGCGatcgcactcaggtcacacagctcctggacaagatacACAACATGGTGAAGGGAAGTGGAGGCTGCTACCTCCCAAATGAGATTTACGAGGAGGTAGAAGAAAGGATTAGACTAAAGGAACAGGAGCTGAATGAGAAACATAaagaggaacagaggaggagagaagaggagatgaaacagaaatatgaggaggaacagaggaggagagaagaggagatgaaacagaaatatgaggaggaacagaggaggagagaagaggagctgaTTGAGAAGTTGAGGAAGCAAATGAAGGAAGAGGAGCTGCAGAAAGAGGCAGAGGAATCCAAGCTGCCTGTCAGGAGAAGACACAGCATTGAAGGAGATCGTCCCAACA TGTCTGGAGGTGAAGTAGAGGCTCACCTTGCAGATAACCAAGCGCCTCCCAGCCCCCCTGAACTGAAGATGGTGCTGCTTGGGAAGACTGGGGCTgggaagagtgcagcaggaaacaccatcctgggcagagaggAGTTCAGATCTGAAGCCAGCTCCTCTGCAGTaacgagggagtgtgagaagagaaaagGACAAGTGGCTGGGAGACGTGTTGCTGTGATCAACACTCCAGAGCTCTCTCAGGACAAACTCCAGATTAGGatctgtgtttctctgtctgccccgggaccccacgcttttATATATTGA